Sequence from the Pelodiscus sinensis isolate JC-2024 chromosome 30, ASM4963464v1, whole genome shotgun sequence genome:
TGGGTTTAGCAGGGCTCAGTGTCATCTCCAGTGTATCTCGCTTTCTCATCCCTACAGGTGATCTATTCCAACAGAGACTCAGGAGAGAACCAGACTGGCTCCGCTGTACTCATCCTGGTGGGGTTTTCCTACCTTCACGAGCTGCAAATCcttctgtttctgctgctgctggtcatCTACCTCCTCACCCTGACGGGGAACCTTCTTGTTATCCTCCTGGTAAAGCTGAACCCCTCCCTCCACagccccatgtatttcttcctggtcAACCTGTCCTTCCTGGAAATCTGCTTCACCTCTAGCGTGGTCCCTCAGCTGCTGGTTCACCTCCTGGTGGAGGAAAAGACCATCTCCCTCACAGGCTGTGCAGCCCAGATGTACGTCATCACCATCACGGGCCTCACGGAATGCTGCCTCCTCGcagccatggcctacgaccgctacgcggccatctgccaccccttgCACTACACCACCATCATGAGTGGCCGGGCATGTGCACAGCTCGCGGGGGCTTCTTGGTTCTTTGGCATCTCGGTGGAAGTAGCTCAGATTACGTGGATTTTCAGCCTGCCCTTCTGTGGCTCCAATCGCATCCGCCACTTCTTCTGCGACATCCCACCCGTGCTGAAGATGGCCTGCTCCGACACATCGAAAAACGAGATCATGGTCTTGACTGTGACAGTTGTGTTCATCATGGGCCCTTTCCTATTGATAATCCTGTCCTACATCCGCATTCTCTCCACCGTCCTCAAGGTACCGTCCGCAGAGGGGAAACGtaaggccttctccacctgctcctctcaCCTCATGGTGGTGACTTTGTTCTACGGGCTGGCCCTCATCACCTACCTGGGGGTCAAGTCTAGCTCCACCTCGGAGAGCAATCAAATAATTGCCCTCATGAACATAATTGTGTCGCCAGTGTTGAACCCCATAATATACACACTGAGGAACAAAGAGGTGAAGGGGGCCCTAATCAAAACATTAGGAAAGGTCTCCGTTGCACAGAACTGTTGAAAATCGAtaaattaaaaatggattttGTCAAAAGGGTGGGAGAGAAGGAAAGTTACAGCCATTTCGTTCAACTTTGACAGAAGagccttgttttttaaaatgctacTTTGCCAGTTGAATAAAATGCAACTTGGTCTACACCTGCCAGGAGAATTGGAAGAGaaatatgaaataaataaatatacacaaAAATAATATAAACGTTTGATTAAATGTGCAAGGTTTTGCACCTTTTGACCAGATCTAAGGTGCATTACGTATTCAAAGGTGGTCAAGGAAGCATCCTTATTTTTCTAgaggaaaaaaggttgaaaagtcAAAGAAAACGAAGAGGTGAAAATGAGAAATCTTTCCTAAATCATTCACCTCCTTGTGGGCAATTTTTCTAATTGCTACCAGAAGTTTAATACGGAAAAACTCCAGATGGTTCTTGTGACGGACAGGAGGAGTACTAGCCCGTACCCGGTCACTAAGAggttaaactcagatagctagcAAGCGTGTTGTCAAAGGAGGGGGATGGAAGACTCAATCAAGAGAGAGGggtgaaatttgaattgtataagtatcttgcctgttttctttgtgtgttgggagagttaagccaggagttgagagatAAAGGAtcatttaaacccaggcaggactccGATGGCCccaaggaattcggggcatggaaatggactgaacTCGGAtaggatcatgagtaaataaagaagaaaaatgtaTCCAGACATGATTAggataattttctttatttttgcggattggtttgaactgctctgtgtgaatctgtgcctccctcccccattcaccgtCTAAGAGTTGTCCCCAGAGATTTTCTCTCTGTTGTAATTTGGTTTCCTTAGTTGTGCTACAACATCTCACAACCGAAGATGCTTCATCATGTTTATCTTTtgctaataaaaatcacttttttaaggtgatgctttgattcttgtgtcctagaagatctgtctgtctgtgtgtatctgcaggcctcagagtgaggctgtgtctacactactgagttttTCCGGGATCCCAGAAGTATCCCAGGAAAGCTCTGCCACATCTAGgtaacgcatctgctcttctgaaatgtttttcagaagagcagatgcgctctttctgAAGCCCTGAAACCTGTTCCAAAAGATgaggttttccaaaatttggcccagtgtaaacgggttaaatttcagaaaagcctcttctgaaaaaagaatcagaaaaaggtacacaaattgctcTGGAAACCAGCAAAGGAGACCAAACCAGGAGAGCGAGTTACTGAAGTTAGGTCACTCAGGACTGTTTATCGATTTTGCCTTGTCTCTGATTACTTGCCAGGCAGGAAACGATATCCCGATGTTATAAATGATGCAAATTCTGTCTGAAATGAAGGCACAAGGGATCCAGCCCAACTGGGGGTGAatgtgtgactcagtttcccatgtTACACTCACAGTCACCACTGACACGCTTTGGTAAAAGAGAATACATGCTATAGAAATGGCCACCCCTCGTCTTTTTGTTCAATTGGCAAAGGGAGGACCTGCTAGGGCCTGATACGAATACCTGGCAGTCCCATTACTGTCTTGTTTTCCCAGAGTTTTGCTCACTCCTAACCTacatccccactgccctgctatACCCCAGTACTTAGTGACTCCCACCCGACACAGTTCCCCGTCCTCTGTGGTGGGTCACTATGGCTCAGCAGCCAGGCCTAGGGGACAGCACCCCTTATAGCCCAGGACCCCTGAGAGCCAGTCAGGCCCACTGCCAAGGCCACATTCAGCTACTTGTGGCAGAGGGGCCATAGGGGACCCTGTCAGCCTGGACCCAGAGagaacagcgccccccccccccccagtgacagCTCCAGGTCTGTGCAGCGTGTCACcctttggggctgggctggggctctggggtcAGCATTGCCCCCTCGAGGAAAATGAGCCACATGCCCTGTTCCCATCtatgcagcaccccctgctgctgaGCTGGGGCAATGGGATACCTCTGCCTGAGACTGGCCTACAGAGCCGTCCCAGCCCAGTCCTGTCACTCAGCGCCCCTTAGTGCCAGGCTAGGACAATGGGATCTACCTGCCTGAGACTGTCCTACAGAGcacacccagcccagcccctcagcgccccctagtgccaggctgGGGCACTTCCAGCTGTACTGACTAGGAGGGTATATGCCCCAAACTGAGCAACTTAAGCAGCTCCCCACTGTACCCGCCCCCTGCCCTTGTGCTCCCACACCGAGTTTGTTCTAACTCCCTGGGAGCTCGCCCTGATTCTGGTCCCGCTGCAAACTGACTGCGCTATGGGGTTGGCCCTAGAGAAAGGAAATGGGCCCTGTGGGTAGGGGGGCTGGCAGTGAGGGCTCCTGgggtctgtgcccagctctggcagtggggcgtaatggttagagcaggtggggctgggactCAGAGCACCTCGGGTTTCATTGTGTCTCTGAGACAAGAGTGGGGCCTGAGTGTCCTGGATCTTCAGCCACAAGCCCCCGGAatcgcccctgccccgcctctttcTCTGTGCTGTGTTGCCTGCAACAGAGCATCCTCCTGCCAGACAAAGCCATGTCACTCAAGTTGCCAACCTTAGCAAATCCCAGGGTGATTTTCCTCGGAAAATACACAAGGTGGCAATGGTGCAATTTGCTATTCAGTAACTGGCCCGGGGACTGTTGTTTTGCTGCCGTTCCAGACAGGACTGGGACAGGTGATTTCCTTCGGGGACTAGCTCCCAGAGGCCAGGGAAGGAAACAAAACCCCCTGTTCCCTCAGCACGTCCAGCGTCTGCTGCGAGGAGATGGAACCGCTCTGCTCCAACGAGGTAGGTTATGTAGGGTTGACCGAAGCCCCCGGCCGTTCTCCCAAGGATCCCCATAGGCGTCATGTCCTTGTCTGCAACCGCAGCGAGCTCACGGCCCTGGTTCATTTTGATCTTCTTCACTGGCGTTGAGAGCCTCCATGTGTGTCCGAGACTGAGGGGGAGCTGGCCCGTCTGTTCATACACCAGTTCTTGGTCTCTGTTATCTGTCCTTCTCAATTCAACTCGGTTTCTCCTGGGTCCCTGTAAGAGCCTAGCTTGATGGGGGTCATGATAACTTGCACCAGGGGAAGTGGGGGTCCTAGATTTCCATAATGCCCACAAGAGAGACAGATGAGGACCAAACACGATCAACACCACGTCCGGGTGTTTTGCTGGTTTTGGTCTTGTGTTGCTGGTGTTGTTTTTTGCCTCTCCCTTCTCTCATCTTCACTCCCCTCTGTTCTCCAAGCCTCATCACCCCCCTTTGAATCTGAAGGTTCATGGTTTTTTTTGAGGTGGGCCTTggttagaatcctagaatcccaaggcaggcagagacctcaggaagcaTCGAGTCctacccctgcccaaggcaggaccaaccccaactcaatcaacccagccaggacttggtcaagccgggacttcaaaacctttagggatggagattccagcccctccctatgaaacccatcccagtgcttccccatccaccTACAGACATAGTTTTCCTAAgaataatagaggcccaacttaaatgtatgcccgaaatttaaaaacacagtaaaagatgTAAAAAAGAGCTACTGTAGCTtaacaaccatctcaaagaagcagtgagagataaaaaggcatcttttaaaaagtggaagtccaatcctagtgaggaaaacagaaaagagCGTAAACTCTGCCAAATTAAGtgcaaaaatgtaataagaaaagtcaAAAAAGAGTTGGAAGAGCAGCGAGCCAAAAATTCAACGAGTaagagcaaaatgttttttaagtacatcagaagcaggaagccggctaaagaGCCAGTGGGACCTCTGGACcgttgagatgctaaaggagcactcagagatGATAAGGTCCCTGTGGAGAAACTAAACGATTTCTTTGCTTCATGCTTCATGCTTCACAGCGGAGGATGAGGGAGAGTCCCAAACTTGagccatcctttgtaggtgacaaatctgaggaactgcccCGGATTGAGGTGTCATCCAGGGAGCCTTTGGAAGAAACTGATAAAcctcacagtaacaagtcaccaggaccagatggcattcacccaagggttctgaaaaaacccaaatccctcagcctctcctcataggtcatgtgctctacttagccagtcggtccccagcctgtagcaatgcttgggattcttccgtcccaagggcaggactctgcacttgtccctgttgaacctcttaagatttcttttggcccaatcctccaatttgtctaggtcacttcggaccctctccctgccctccagcatacctacctctccccctagcttagtgccatctgcaaacttgctgaaggtgtaACCCATCCTctgatccaggtcattaataaagatgttgaacaaaattggttTTAGAACGGacccttggggtactccgctagaaactgaccaccaacctgacatcaagccattgatcactagcTGTTGGGCCTGActgtctagccagctttctatccatcttacagtccatttatccaacccatacttccttaacttgctggcaagaatattgtgggagaccgtatcaaaagctttgctaaagtc
This genomic interval carries:
- the LOC102452343 gene encoding olfactory receptor 10A4-like yields the protein MEGNKNPSVPFSTSSAGHEEMEPLSANKVIYSNRDSGENQTGSAVLILVGFSYLHELQILLFLLLLVIYLLTLTGNLLVILLVKLNPSLHSPMYFFLVNLSFLEICFTSSVVPQLLVHLLVEEKTISLTGCAAQMYVITITGLTECCLLAAMAYDRYAAICHPLHYTTIMSGRACAQLAGASWFFGISVEVAQITWIFSLPFCGSNRIRHFFCDIPPVLKMACSDTSKNEIMVLTVTVVFIMGPFLLIILSYIRILSTVLKVPSAEGKRKAFSTCSSHLMVVTLFYGLALITYLGVKSSSTSESNQIIALMNIIVSPVLNPIIYTLRNKEVKGALIKTLGKVSVAQNC